Genomic DNA from Sporichthya brevicatena:
CGCTCGACGCAGCCACTACCGCGCCCGTGGCGCCTATCCATAAGTGCGGCTGTAGTACTAGGGGGACACGTTGAAGGCGATGGTCTACCGCGGGCCGTACAAGGTCCGCGTCGAGGAGAAGCCGGAACCGACGATCGAGCACCCGAACGACGCGATCGTGCGGGTGACTTCAGCCGCGATCTGCGGCTCGGACCTGCACCTGTACCACGGGATGATGCCGGACACCCGGGTGGGGCACACGTTCGGTCACGAGTTCATCGGTGTGGTCGACCAGGTCGGCTCCTCGGTCGAGAACGTGCGCGTGGGCGACCGGGTGATGGTGCCGTTCAACGTCTTCTGCGGGTCGTGCTTCTTCTGCGCCCGCGGGCTGTACTCGAACTGCCACAACGTGAATCCGAACGCGACGGCGGTCGGCGGGATCTACGGCTACTCGCACACCTGCGGCGGCTACGACGGCGGGCAGGCGGAGCTGGTGCGCGTGCCCTTCGCCGACGTCGGGCCGATGGTGATCCCCGAGTGGCTCGACGACGACGACGCGGTCATGCTGACCGACGCGTTGCCCACCGGGTACTTCGGTGCGCAGCTCGGCGACATCGTCGAGGGCGACGTCGTCGTGGTGTTCGGCGCCGGCCCGGTCGGGCTGTTCGCCGCGCGCTCGGCGTGGCTGATGGGCGCGGGTCGGGTTCTCGTGGTCGACCACCTCGACTACCGCCTGGAGCTGGCGCGCACCTTCGCTCACGCCGAGAC
This window encodes:
- a CDS encoding zinc-dependent alcohol dehydrogenase, with the protein product MKAMVYRGPYKVRVEEKPEPTIEHPNDAIVRVTSAAICGSDLHLYHGMMPDTRVGHTFGHEFIGVVDQVGSSVENVRVGDRVMVPFNVFCGSCFFCARGLYSNCHNVNPNATAVGGIYGYSHTCGGYDGGQAELVRVPFADVGPMVIPEWLDDDDAVMLTDALPTGYFGAQLGDIVEGDVVVVFGAGPVGLFAARSAWLMGAGRVLVVDHLDYRLELARTFAHAETFNFVEHEDIVVTMKRETGGLGADVCIDAVGAEADGNLLMHVTSAKLKLQGGSPIALNWAIDSVRKGGTVAVVGAYGPVFSAVKFGDALNKGLTLRMNQCPVKRQWPRLLEHIRNGYFKPSDIVTHRIPLDEIAEGYHIFSAKLDNCVKPIVVPSAA